Proteins encoded by one window of Kribbella flavida DSM 17836:
- a CDS encoding uracil-DNA glycosylase, which translates to MRLPHPFTGELFDSPVPAGTGWPEDPAGRRTPVARDAGEVLELAGTDDLAELTARVSVCRACPRLVGWREDVAVSKRKSFADQPYWGRPIAGWGAPDPRILIVGLAPAVHGGNRTGRVFTGDRSGDWLFASLHRLGLANQPTSVHAGDGLRLIGARMIAAVRCAPPANKPSPDERDTCNPWFRRELELVLPTTRAIVCLGKFGFDVLLNALQEIGGTLPRPRPKFGHAAEYVVPVPGGEVTVIGSFHPSQQNTFTGKLTEPMQDAVLARAKTLAGL; encoded by the coding sequence ATGCGACTGCCGCATCCGTTCACGGGGGAGTTGTTCGACAGCCCGGTCCCGGCTGGGACCGGCTGGCCCGAGGATCCGGCCGGACGGCGTACTCCGGTGGCGCGGGACGCCGGCGAGGTGCTCGAGCTCGCGGGGACCGATGACCTGGCGGAGCTCACCGCCCGGGTGTCCGTCTGCCGGGCCTGCCCGCGCCTGGTCGGCTGGCGCGAGGACGTTGCCGTCAGCAAGCGGAAGTCGTTCGCGGACCAGCCTTACTGGGGCCGCCCGATCGCCGGCTGGGGAGCCCCGGACCCACGGATCCTGATCGTCGGGCTCGCACCGGCCGTCCACGGTGGCAACCGCACCGGCCGCGTCTTCACCGGCGACCGGTCGGGCGACTGGCTGTTCGCCTCGCTGCACCGTCTCGGCCTCGCGAACCAGCCGACCAGCGTGCACGCCGGCGACGGCCTGCGGCTGATCGGCGCCCGGATGATCGCCGCGGTCCGCTGCGCGCCGCCCGCGAACAAGCCGAGCCCGGACGAGCGGGACACCTGCAACCCCTGGTTCCGCCGCGAACTGGAGCTGGTCCTGCCGACGACCAGGGCGATCGTGTGCCTGGGCAAGTTCGGCTTCGACGTCCTGCTCAACGCCCTGCAGGAGATCGGCGGCACGCTGCCGAGACCCCGACCCAAGTTCGGCCACGCGGCCGAGTACGTCGTACCGGTGCCCGGCGGCGAGGTGACTGTGATCGGCAGCTTCCACCCCAGCCAGCAGAACACCTTCACCGGGAAACTGACCGAACCGATGCAGGACGCCGTCCTGGCGCGGGCGAAGACCCTGGCGGGTCTGTGA
- a CDS encoding Ppx/GppA phosphatase family protein translates to MSEQTSGSGSGSLEGITGARDEPTGSAEAMGRPGAFEPGSVLEPHDFPEPADGAVRVAAVDCGTNSIRLLVADVSDGQLTEVDRRMTIVRLGQGVDATGAFAPEALERVFAAAEDFATVIQAAGAARIRFVATSAARDVSNRDEFFAGIRDRVGVDPDIISGDEEAALSFRGATAGLAGLEIPGPYLVADIGGGSTEVVLGDASGVLGAESLDMGSVRMTERHFADDPATIEQMAAATKDVDDLLDATSVPLDQARSLIGVAGTVTTVAAVALKLTEYDPGKIHHARIAGDLLLDTTSWLMGSTRIQRTVVPAIHPGRVDVIGAGALILQRLYDRLTLTHDEVVVSEHDILDGVALALAEA, encoded by the coding sequence GTGTCTGAGCAGACATCCGGCTCCGGTTCCGGTTCTCTCGAAGGCATCACCGGGGCGCGCGACGAGCCGACCGGGTCGGCCGAGGCAATGGGGCGGCCCGGGGCGTTCGAGCCGGGGTCCGTCCTGGAGCCGCACGACTTCCCCGAGCCGGCCGACGGCGCCGTCCGGGTCGCCGCGGTGGACTGCGGCACGAACTCGATCCGCCTGCTGGTCGCCGACGTGAGCGACGGGCAGCTGACCGAGGTGGACCGGCGGATGACGATCGTCCGGCTCGGTCAGGGCGTCGACGCGACCGGTGCGTTCGCGCCCGAGGCGCTGGAGCGGGTGTTCGCCGCCGCCGAGGACTTCGCGACGGTGATCCAGGCCGCCGGTGCCGCCAGGATCCGGTTCGTGGCCACCTCGGCCGCCCGCGACGTGAGCAACCGCGACGAGTTCTTCGCCGGGATCCGGGACCGGGTCGGCGTCGACCCGGACATCATCTCCGGCGACGAGGAGGCCGCGCTCAGCTTCCGGGGAGCGACCGCGGGCCTGGCCGGCCTGGAGATCCCCGGGCCGTACCTGGTCGCTGACATCGGCGGCGGCTCCACCGAGGTCGTGCTCGGCGACGCGTCCGGCGTACTGGGGGCGGAGTCGCTCGACATGGGCTCGGTCCGGATGACCGAGCGCCACTTCGCCGACGACCCGGCGACGATCGAGCAGATGGCCGCCGCGACCAAGGACGTGGACGACCTGCTGGACGCCACCTCGGTCCCGCTGGACCAGGCCCGCAGCCTGATCGGCGTGGCCGGCACCGTCACCACGGTCGCCGCGGTGGCGCTGAAGCTGACCGAGTACGACCCCGGCAAGATCCACCACGCCCGGATCGCCGGCGACCTGCTGCTCGACACCACGTCCTGGCTGATGGGCTCGACCCGCATCCAGCGCACGGTCGTGCCGGCGATCCACCCCGGCCGGGTCGACGTGATCGGCGCCGGCGCCCTGATCCTGCAACGCCTGTACGACCGGCTGACCCTGACCCACGACGAGGTCGTCGTCTCCGAGCACGACATCCTCGACGGCGTCGCCCTGGCCCTGGCCGAGGCCTGA